In Cercospora beticola chromosome 3, complete sequence, the following proteins share a genomic window:
- the SPN1 gene encoding RNA polymerase II transcription-related protein, whose protein sequence is MASPNGNILPPPARASPIPESSVLNGKPSSPLVATSNPHPNGGTTAPQTVTSKDPKAAAQAATDMRNIVRRKLTGYVGFANLPNQWHRKSVRKGFNFNVMVVGESGLGKSTLVNTLFNTSLYPPKERKQPSLDFAPKTVSIQSISADIEENGVRLRLTVVDTPGFGDFVNNDDSWRPIVENIEQRFDAYLDAENKVNRMNIVDNRVHACVYFIQPTGHSLKPLDIEVMRRLHTKVNLIPVIAKADTLTDEEIAQFKQRILADIHYHNITIFEGPRYELDDEETIAENNEIMSKVPFAVVGANAEVSTPEGRKVRGRRYPWGVIEVDNEEHCDFVKLRQMLIRTHMEDLKEHTNNALYENYRSDKLTSMGVAQDPSVFKEVNPAVKQEEERSLHEQKLAKMELEMKMVFQQKVQEKENKLKQSEEELYARHREMKEQLDRQRQELEEKKQRIESGRPVEEKKGRKGGFSLRG, encoded by the exons CCTCTCCTAACGGAAATATCCTGCCTCCGCCGGCTCGTGCATCGCCCATTCCTGAATCCTCAGTGCTGAATGGcaagccatcatcgccactgGTTGCGACGAGTAACCCTCACCCCAATGGCGGAACGACTGCGCCTCAGACTGTCACATCGAAAGACCCAAAAGCAGCCGCACAAGCAGCTACGGACATGAGAAATATCGTGCGCAGGAAACTCACAGGATACGTCGGTTTCGCGAACTTGCCAAACCAGTGGCATCGCAAGAGTGTGCGAAAGGGCTTCAACTTCAACGTTATGGTCGTTG GTGAATCCGGTCTTGGAAAGTCGACTCTCGTGAACACGCTGTTCAACACCTCCCTCTACCCACCAAAGGAGCGCAAGCAGCCATCCCTTGACTTCGCACCCAAGACCGTCAGCATACAGTCCATCTCAGCCGATATTGAGGAGAATGGCGTGCGTCTGCGCTTGACAGTGGTGGACACACCAGGATTCGGTGACTTTGTCAACAACGATGACTCTTGGCGACCAATCGTCGAGAACATTGAACAGCGCTTCGACGCGTATCTCGATGCCGAGAACAAGGTTAATCGCATGAACATCGTCGACAACCGCGTCCACGCATGTGTCTACTTCATTCAGCCCACTGGACACTCCCTCAAGCCTCTTGATATCGAGGTGATGCGCAGACTTCACACCAAGGTCAACCTCATCCCGGTCATCGCCAAGGCAGACACTCTCACCGATGAGGAGATTGCACAATTCAAGCAGCGC ATTCTTGCCGATATCCACTACcacaacatcaccatcttcGAAGGCCCCCGCTACGAgctcgatgacgaggagaccATTGCCGAGAACAACGAGATCATGTCCAAGGTTCCTTTCGCAGTTGTCGGTGCCAACGCCGAGGTGTCAACACCAGAGGGACGCAAAGTTCGTGGTCGTCGATACCCATGGGGCGTCATTGAGGTCGACAACGAGGAGCACTGCGACTTTGTCAAGCTGCGACAAATGCTCATCAGGACCCACATGGAAGACCTCAAGGAGCACACCAACAATGCCTTGTACGAGAACTACCGATCCGACAAGCTCACCTCGATGGGTGTCGCCCAAGATCCTAGCGTGTTCAAGGAGGTCAACCCAGCGGTCAagcaagaggaagagcgcTCACTGCACGAGCAGAAGCTCGCAAAGATGGAGCTCGAGATGAAGATGGTCTTCCAACAGAAGGTCCAAGAAAAGGAGAACAAGCTCAAGCAGAGCGAGGAAGAACTCTACGCCCGTCACCGCGAGATGAAGGAGCAACTCGACCGACAGCGACAAGagctcgaggagaagaagcaacGCATCGAGAGCGGACGGCCCGTCGAAGAAAAGAAGGGCCGCAAGGGTGGATTCTCGCTCAGAGGCTAG